In bacterium, the genomic window TTGAAATAAAATATATGCCTGATTTTTTTACTAAAAACAAGTTTGTTTCTATCGAAAATATAAAATTAAAAAACTGGACAGACTGCAATGTTTCTGTTGATTTCATGTTAAGAGATAATAGCGATAGGGTTATCGCTACTTTTTCAACAGAATAAAAAGGAGGTGAAGATATAAATGGCAAAAGATAAGCCCAAAAAAAAACCGACTAAAGGTATCCCATCTAAAAATAAGGGGAGAAGTAAAAAAGGGAAAAGACCCAAAAAAGGATAAGCATATCGAGCCTTAATGTCTTTTGTTAGAGCTCAATAACGAAAATTACTACCTCTAATACCGCTAAAGTTGTTGGGGGTGTTTTTTCTCTTTTGCTTATATGTATTATTTACCCACCCTCTTAATATATCTTCTCTCAAATAACATCTTGGGGTTAAAGAAATGGATGAATTTAACATAAAAAACTTTTTCATGCTAAAAATTCAGTTTATCCACTGCGCCTTTTAGATGTTCAGGTGCAAATGTTCAGGTGCAAGGTGTGAATATATCATTGTAGTCTTAATATCAGCATGTCCCATAAGTTTCTGGACACTTGCTAAATCAACCCCTTTCATCACAAGATGACTTGCAAAGGTATGTCTTAGGGTATGTAATTTTGTAAGTTCTGGAATGTCTGCTTTTTTTGCTATTTGAATCAGCTTGGTTCTTAGTTTATTACGGTGTATTTTGTTTCCGATACTGTTGTAGAATACAAGAGAGCCCTTTCTTCTTTTCTTATGAAGCTGTTCTAACAGTTTAAACAACTGGGCATTTATCGGAATGTCCCTCTCTCCTGTTTTCGGCTGCC contains:
- a CDS encoding tyrosine-type recombinase/integrase — encoded protein: MINLEWKDIDFERRIIKIQIKDTWQPKTGERDIPINAQLFKLLEQLHKKRRKGSLVFYNSIGNKIHRNKLRTKLIQIAKKADIPELTKLHTLRHTFASHLVMKGVDLASVQKLMGHADIKTTMIYSHLAPEHLHLNI